CGCCTACCTGGCACGCACCCGTCCGGAGCTGATCGGCTCGCTCACGCTGCTCAACACGATGATCGACTGCGCGGACGACGTCGAGCGTGCGTCGGCGACCTCACCGCCGCAGGCGCCCCCGCCGCAGGCGCCCCCGCCGGCGGCGTCACCCCTGATTGCCGCCGATCGCGTGGCCCAGCCCGCCCCCCGCGCCGCCCCGCTGAGCGGCGACGATCGACGCGCCGCCCTGCGCCGCGCGATGGCCGGCACGATGGCCCGCTCCAACAGGGAGATCCCGCACTACTACCTCGCCGCGGACATCGAGCTGCGCTCCGCGCTGGCCTGGCTGGAGCAACGCAACGCGGCTCGGCCGGTTACCGAGCGGGCGCTGCCCGTCGTGCTGCTGCTGAAGGCGACGGCGCTGGCCCTTCGGAGGACGCCCGATCTCAACGGGTCCTGGGAGCAGGACGACTTCCGGCCGGCCGACGCCGTGCACCTCGGCGTGGCGGTCGCACTGCGCGGCGGCGGTCTGGTGGCTCCGGCCATCCGCGACGCGGACACGCTTTCCATCACCGAGCTCATGGTGGCGCTGCGCGATCTCAGCGGGCGGGCCCGCCAGGGCCGGCTGCGCTCCTCGGAGGTCGCCGAGGCCACGTTCACGGTCACCAGCCTCGGCGACCAGGGCGTGGACACCGTCCTGCCGGTGATCTACCCGCCACAGGTCGCGATCGTCGGCTTCGGCCGGATCAGGGACCGCCCCTGGGCGGTCAACGGCGGACTCGCGGTCCGGCCGGTCGTGACGGCGGCGCTGGCGGGGGACCATCGAGTCAGCGACGGCCGCCGTGGGGCGGCCTTCCTCAAGGCACTCGACACCCTGTTGCAGGATCCGGAGGGGCTGTGATGGACGAAGCGGACCTGCGAGCGGTCGTCCTGCGCTCGCTCGGCGAGATCGCACCCGAGGCCGACCTCGCCGGGCTGGATCACCGTGGCGACCTGCGCGAGGAGCTGGAGCTGGACTCGTTGGACATCCTCAACCTCGCCATCCGGCTCTACGAGGCGACGGGTATCGACGTCCCCGAGCGGGACTACGCCAAGATCGTGACCGTCGACGGCTGCGTCGACTATCTCGGCGGGAGGCTCGAAGGACGCGCCGGCTGAGCTCCGCGGCGCTCGGAATCACCCGGGGCACAAGCAGCAGGTTCAACGGCGAACGAGAGGTGTACGAGTATGTCGACGCCGAGCCATGACTACACGGGCGGCGCACGCGACGTGGTGACGCCTTCTCCGGCCCGCGAGGCGGCTCCCAGGGTGCTCGCGAGCGCGGTCGGCATGCTTGAGCTGACCAGGCGGAAGCGGCTGCATCACCCGCGCGGGCGCGTCGGAAGGGTGATCCACTTCGCGGACGGTACGAGCGGCCGCATCTACCGCGAGACCATCGTCGACGAGGGCGTCGCAGCCGATCCCGCGGTCCTCGTCGTCGGTTTCGTGCTCCGCGGAATCCACGGGCGCGCCCATCGCGCATTCCGCGTGGAAAGCTGGCTGAACACGCCGCTGTTCGTGGGCTTTCCAGGTTTCACCGCCAAGCTGTGGACGGCCCACGACGAGCACGAGGTGTACCGAGGCTTCTACGAGTGGGACGGCGCGGACCGCGCTGCGAGCTACGTCCATGCGCTGAGCTGGGTGCTCGGGCTGGTCTGCGTGCCGGGCTCCATTCGGGCACACATCACCGTCGGCGTGCACAGCGCGGATGCACTGGCTCATCCGGAGCGGCTCGGGCCCTCCGGCACGGGAACGGAGCAGTGGTGGCGACCGCTGGCACCCCTCAGCCCGCGCTGAGATCAGTCGACCTCCTCGTCGTCGGTGCGGGCCCGGTCGGTCTGGCCCTCGCGCTGCAGGCACAGCAGTACGGCGCGAACGTCGCGGTCGTCGAACGACGCTCGCGCCTGGCACGCCCGTCGCGAGCGATGTTGCTGTGGACGCGTACCGCGCAGGCGCTCGACCGCCTCGGCGTCGCCGAGGAGCTGGCGGCTCTTCCCGGGGCGCCGACAGGGACGACCGTGCACCTCGGCGACCGGCACCTGCAGGTGCCGTTGGCGGCGTTGGGCCGCCGTGGCCGTCGTCCGCCGCTGGTGGTTCGGCAAGCGGATGTCGAGGCGGTCGCACGCAGCGCCGCCGTCACCCGCGGCGTCCCGGTCCTCGACCGCACGGAGCTGACGGACCTGGTTCTCGACGGTGCAGGCGCCGTCGCGACGCTGTCGACTCCGGACGTGACATGGCAGACGAAGTGCCGGTTCGTCGTGGGCTGCGATGGTGCGGAAAGCACGGTGCGCCGCCTAGCCGGCATCTCGTGGCGCGGCCACACCTATCCGCAGGAGACAGTGCTGGCCGACGTCGAGATGGACGACCTCACGCCGTCCGTCGCCCACATCGGTGCGGGACGCGCCGGCATCGGCTTTCTGTTCCCAGCGGGCGAGCACGGAGCCGTCTGGCGCCTGGTCCTCACGCGCGCGAGCCGCGGGAGCACGACGCCACCGGGCCGCGACGGACCTGCACTGCCGGTCCCGGAGCTGCGGGAGGCAATGAGCGGGGCAAACCTGCCCGGCCGGATCAGCGCCGCGCCGTGGTCGACCCGGGTGCGGCTCCAGCACCGGCACGCCGGCACGTATCGGAGTGGGCCGATCTTTCTCGCAGGAGACGCCGCCCACGTCTTCTCACCGGCCGGTGCGCAAGGGATGAACACCGGCCTGCAGGACGCAACGAATCTCGGTTGGAAGCTGGCAGCGGTGCTGAACGGGTCCATCGACCCGCGAGCGCTGCAAGCGTCGTACGAAGCGGAGCGGAGGCCGGTCGCTCGCCAGGTCGGACTGCTCACCGACCTGCTGCTTCACTTTGAAGCCGGCGAGCAGCTCCTTCCGCGGTGGACACGCACCGCCCTGCTACCCGCCCTGGCCCCGGCCGTACCCGCCGTCCTGAAGATCCGTGCGGCGAGCGCACCCATCGGCTGGGTACTGTCCCAGGAATGGGTCCGGTACCGCGGCGCGCTCACCGCCCACCGCCGCTCGCTGAGCCGTTGGGGCGCAGGGCGGTTCGCACCTGCCGCGCACGTGACGATCGACGGCCGTCGAGTCGCTCTGCACGAGGTCACGGCCCGGCCGGGGGTCCACGTCCTGCACGGGCGCGCCTTCCCCGTCGCCCAGCTCAGTGGCCTACCGGGTGTACGACTGCATTCCATCGACGGCTGGCCGGTGGAGCAGGTGGCGGTGGTGCGCCCGGACGGTTACATCGGCTACTTCGACCGGGCCGGTGATCCGGCGTCTCTGCTGGCTTGGCTGCAGGTGGTCACCGGCTACGCGGCTGATCAGCACCATGGGTGTACCGAGTAGCGGCTGAGCCGCCCGCCTTCCGCGGGCCCCTCGCCCGCCACGGCTCGGCCCCACGACCCACAGTCGACCTCCCGGCGCGCACTGTCCATCCCCGCCGTAACCTAGACTGGCTTGTTGGTGCCGCGCGTCCTCTCGCGCGACCCTGGTTTTTTCTCCCACCGCTAGGAATTCTCAGTGCTTCTCGCCGCCACCGAATCGTCCGGCCTCGGCTCCCAGCTCACGATGCTGCTTCCCCTGCTGCTCATCGCCGGAATGATGTTCCTCATGTTCCGCAGCCGCAAGAAGCAGATGGCTCAGCAGTCGGCGATGGTGACCTCGCTCGTGCCCGGCGTCCGGGTGCTGCTGGGCAGCGGGTTCTTCGGGACCATCCAGCGGGTCGAAGGGGACCGCGCCGACATCGAGATCGCGCCCGGCGTCGTCACGACCGTGCTCACCCGCTCGATCCTGCGCGTCGACAACGGCGACCAGCAGACGGCCGGCGACGACCTGATCGGTCGTGAGCGCGGCGACGAGCCGCCGGCCTCGCCGATCGACGAACGCTAGAGGCGCGGCCGACAGAAGGTAGCTGAACGTGGCTCGACCTCACGGATACCCGCCCGTGGCGCGGTACTTCGTCGCCCTGCTGGCGATCTTCGCCGCGCTCGGCGCCGGCGTCTACTTCGGCGGCAACGACTACACCCCCAAGCTGGGTCTGGACCTGCGCGGCGGTACGACGGTCACGCTGCGGGCCGTCACCGAGTCCGGCGGCGCCCCCAGCGACGCCGACCTGCAGGTCGCGCGGCAGATCATCGAGGACCGGGTCAACGGCCTGGGCGTCGCCTCCGCCGAGGTGGCGACCGAGGGCGATCGCAACATCGTCATCTCGGTGCCCGGCACGGGCGGTGAGCAGGTCAAGGACCTCGGCGCCACCGCGCTGCTCGAGATGCGCCCCGTGGTCAACGTGCTCGCGGCCGACGGCAGCTCCGCCGCGACGCAGCCCACCGAGGGCGCGGCGACCGGCGGCGCGACGGCCACGCCCGGCGCGACGGCTCCGGCCAGTGCGGCCCCGACGGACGGTGCGACGACGGGGTCGGCTGCGCCCACCAGCAACGGCCGTCCGGCTCCGCCCCTCGCCGAGGGCACCTCGTCCAGCGCACCGGCGCCCAGCGCGCCGTCGTCCGCTCCTGCGGCACCTGCCTCCCCGGGCGGCGGCACCCAGACCGTCGACCAGGGCGCCGACACCCAGGAGGCGGCCACCGCGCTCGCGCCCCAGCTCGACTGCTCGAAGGTCAACGTGAACGCCAAGCAGCCCGCGGCCGGCCAGTACATGGTCGCCTGCGGCGACGGCGGCGTGAAGTACGTGCTCGGCCCGGTCATCTTCAAGGGCACCGAGATCAAGAACGCGACGTCCGGGTTCGACACCCAGGGCGGCCAGGGCTGGGTCGTGACCCTCGACCTGCAGAACCAGGCGCGGGCGCGGTGGGCCGACTACACCGGCGCGAACATCGGCAAGGCCACCGCGATCGTCCTCGATCAGCGGGTCATCTCCGCACCCACGATCCAGGGGCGCATCGACGGCACGACGACCATCACCGGCCAGTTCAACCAGGCGTCCGCCGCGAACCTGGCCAACTCGCTGAAGTACGGCGCGCTGCCGCTGACCTTCACGCAGTCCGAGGCGCGGTCGGTCTCGGCGACCCTCGGCCTCGAGCAGCTCAAGGCCGGCATGCTGGCCGGCGCCATCGGCCTCGGGCTCGTCGTCATCTACTGCCTGCTGTACTACCGGCTGCTCGGCTTCATCACGATCCTCAGCCTCGCCGTCTCCGGTGCCCTCGTGTACGCCGTCCTCGTGCTGCTGTCTCGCGGCATCGGCCTGACGCTCACGCTCTCCGGCATCGCCGGGTTCATCGTCGCGATCGGCATCACCGCCGACTCCTTCGTGGTGTACTTCGAGCGGCTCAAGGACGAGATACGGGACGGCAGATCCATGCGCTCGGCCGTGCCGCGCGCGTGGGACCGCGCCCGTCGCACCATCCTGTCGGCGGACGCCGTCAGCTTCCTCGCGGCCCTCATCCTGTACCTGATGACGGTCGGTGAGGTGAAGGGCTTCGCGTTCACCCTGGGCCTGTCGACCATCCTCGACCTCGTGGTGGTCTTCCTGTTCACGCACCCGCTGATGGCCTGGCTGTCGCGGTTCAACATGTTCGCCTCGCCGGTGTTCTCCGGGCTGGGGCAGGCCGCGCCGCTCGAGCGCCGGACCCGACGCTCGGCTCCCAAGGCCGCGGGCGCGACGGCCAAGGAGCGCGCCGCGGCACGCCGTGCCGAGCGCGGCTCCGACGGTGCGGCGGAACGCGCGACCGACGACGCGGAGGCAGCGAAGTGAGCACCGTGACCGACGACGCGACCAGCGAGCCGTCCGCCGCGCTGGTCAACCAGCATCCCAAGAAGGGCCGCGGGAGCTTCGTACACCGCTTGTACACCGGCGAAGCGGGCTTCGACTTCATCGGCAGGCGTCGCATCTTCTACGTGATCTCGCTGCTGCTGGTGGTCGGCAGCATCGCGTTGATCGGCTTCAAGGGGATGAACTTCGGCATCGACTTCGCCGGTGGCAACACCTTCGAGGTGCCGGCCGCGGCGAGCGACCAGAACCAGGCCACGGCCGTGGTTCAGAAGGGGCTCGACAAGGCGAACGCGTCGCTGGGCGCGGGCGCCGAGCCGGCGCAGATCGCATCCACCCAGGTCGTCGGCTCGGGCAGCGGCACCTCCATCCTGGTCAAGACGAGCGTCGTCCAGCCCGCGACCGCCACCGCGATCGCCGACGACCTCGCCAGCACCTTCCGGCCGGAGATCGAGAAGCGGCTCACCGCCGCCGGCACCCCGATCACCGATCAGGCCGTGCGGGCCCAGGTGAGCAGCCAGGCGATCGACGCCACGTGGGGCGGGGACGTCTCCCGCAAGGCGGTCTGGGCGCTGGTGGTCTTCCTGGTCGCCGTCTCGGTGTTCCTGCGCTTCCGCTACCGCAGCCAGCTGGTGATCGGTGCCCTGACGGCGCTGCTGCACGACCTGGTCGTGACGGCAGGGCTCTACGCCCTCGTCGGGTTCGAGGTCACGCCCGCGACCGTGATCGGCATGCTGACCATCCTGGGCTTCTCGCTGTACGACACCGTCGTGGTGTTCGACAAGGTCGACGAGAACACCCGGCCGTTGCTGGCCGGCAGCCGAATGACGTACTCCGAGGCGGCCAACCTCGCCGTCAACCAAACCCTGATGCGCTCGGTCAACACCTCGGTCATCTCGCTGCTGCCGGTGGCCGCCCTGCTGTTCGTCGGGGCCGGCATCCTCGGCGTCGGCACGTTGAAGGACCTCGCGCTGGTGCTGCTGGTCGGCATGGCCGCCGGCGCCTACTCCTCGATCTTCCTCGCCGCGCCGATCGCCGCCGACCTCACCGAGCGGCGTCCCGAGTACGTCGAGCTGACCCGCAAGGTCGCCGCCCGCCGGGCGCGCGGCGCCACCAGGAAGGCCGGCAAGCCCTCTCGCAAGAGCGGTGCGCGCGCGAAGTCCCGCGCGGATGCCGCCGAGAGCGCGACGCCGTCCGCCGACGTCCTCGACGAGCCGGACGGCGCCGCCGGTCCGGGTGACGCCGTCGCCCAGGAACCCGAGCAGGGGCGCGCGCGGCGCGCCGGAGGCACCCCCCGGCCCGGCGCCAAGCCGCAGCGAGATCGGAAGAAGCGATGACCTACACCGAGCAGCTCGAAGAGATCGTCCGCTCGCACTGCACCGAGACGCCGGACTTCCCGGCCCCCGGCGTGCTGTTCCGCGACTTCACCAACCTCTTCGCCAGCGGCCCGGCGTTCACCAAGGCCGTCGACCTCATGTGCCAGGCCATCGAGTCCGAGGGCGGCGTGGACCTGGTGGCCGGCATCGAGGCGCGCGGGTTCCTGCTGTGCTCGGCCGTCGGCTACCGGCTGGGGGCCGGCGTGCTGCCGATCCGCAAGGCCGGCAAGCTGCCGTCCCCGACCGTCACCCAGACCTACGCCCTCGAGTACGGCGAGGCCACCATCGAGGTGCGCGAGGGGTTCGTGCGCCCCGGTCAGCGCGTGTTGCTGATCGACGACGTCCTGGCCACCGGCGGCACGATGGTGGCCGCCGCGACCCTGCTGCGGCAGCTCGGCGCCGAGGTCGTCGACTCGTGGGTGCTGTTCGAGATCGAGGCTCTCGGGGGCGCGGAAGTGCTGCGCAGCAACGAGATCCCCTTCAAATCCGCCTGGAGCGCGTAGGTCGTACACTTATCGCTCAGCGCGGAGAAGGGGGTGGGCGATGAGCGAGACGACCGCTGCCTCCGGGACGTCGGGTGACCTGCAGTCCACCCGCCGGCGGCGCGTGCGGAACCGGTTGGTCAGGGCGTTCGCCCCGGGCCCCCGCGGGTACGGCGTGCCCAGCATGCTCGAGCCGCTGGTCAGGGCCCACCGGGCGCACCACCCGGACGCCGACATCGACGTGCTGCGCCGGGCCTACGACACCGCCGAGCACTACCACCGCGACCAGGTCCGCCGCTCGGGCGACCCGTACATCACCCACCCGCTCGCCGTCGCGGTCATCCTCGCCGACCTCGGCATGGACACCACGACGATCGTCGCCGCGCTGCTGCACGACACCGTCGAGGACACCGACTACACCCTCGAGCAGCTGATCAGCGACTTCGGGCACGAGGTGGCTCATCTCGTCGACGGCGTCACCAAGCTCGACAAGGTGCAGTACGGCGACGCCGCCCAGGCCGAGACGATCCGCAAGATGCTGCTCGCCATGGCCAAGGACCCGCGGGTGCTGGTGATCAAGCTGGGCGACCGGCTGCACAACATGCGGACGTTGCGCCACCTGCCGCCCGCGAAGCAGGCCAAGAAGGCGCGCGAGACCCTCGAGGTGCTCGCTCCACTGGCCCACCGGCTCGGCATGAACACCGTCAAGTGGGAGCTGGAGGACCTCGCGTTCGCCACCCTGCACCCCAAGCGCTACGACGAGATCGCCCGGCTGGTGGCCGACCGCACGCCGTCCCGCGACACGTTCCTCGACTCGTTCATGAAGGACGTCGGACAGAAGCTCCGCGAGTCGGGGATCCGCGCCGAGCTCACCGGCCGGCCGAAGCACTACTACTCGATCTACCAGAAGATGGTCGTTCGCGGCCGCGAGTTCGACGACATCTACGACCTGGTCGGGGTGCGGGTCCTCGTCGACTCGGTGCACGACTGCTACGCGACGCTCGGGCTGCTGCACTCCCTGTGGACGCCGATGCCGGGCCGCTTCAAGGACTACATCGCGACGCCGAAGTTCAACATGTACCAGTCGCTGCACACGACGCTGATCGGTCCGACGGGCCGCCCGGTCGAGCTGCAGATCCGCACGCACGAGATGCATCGGCTGGCCGAGTACGGCATCGCCGCGCACTGGCGCTACAAGGCCCGCGGCGGCACCCAGGGGTCGACGAAGGCCGACGACATGCAGTGGGTCCGGCAGATGCTCGAGTGGCAGAGCGACACGCAGGAGTCCGGCGACTTCATC
This region of Cumulibacter manganitolerans genomic DNA includes:
- a CDS encoding 2-oxo acid dehydrogenase subunit E2, with protein sequence AYLARTRPELIGSLTLLNTMIDCADDVERASATSPPQAPPPQAPPPAASPLIAADRVAQPAPRAAPLSGDDRRAALRRAMAGTMARSNREIPHYYLAADIELRSALAWLEQRNAARPVTERALPVVLLLKATALALRRTPDLNGSWEQDDFRPADAVHLGVAVALRGGGLVAPAIRDADTLSITELMVALRDLSGRARQGRLRSSEVAEATFTVTSLGDQGVDTVLPVIYPPQVAIVGFGRIRDRPWAVNGGLAVRPVVTAALAGDHRVSDGRRGAAFLKALDTLLQDPEGL
- a CDS encoding acyl carrier protein, which translates into the protein MDEADLRAVVLRSLGEIAPEADLAGLDHRGDLREELELDSLDILNLAIRLYEATGIDVPERDYAKIVTVDGCVDYLGGRLEGRAG
- a CDS encoding FAD-dependent oxidoreductase; amino-acid sequence: MATAGTPQPALRSVDLLVVGAGPVGLALALQAQQYGANVAVVERRSRLARPSRAMLLWTRTAQALDRLGVAEELAALPGAPTGTTVHLGDRHLQVPLAALGRRGRRPPLVVRQADVEAVARSAAVTRGVPVLDRTELTDLVLDGAGAVATLSTPDVTWQTKCRFVVGCDGAESTVRRLAGISWRGHTYPQETVLADVEMDDLTPSVAHIGAGRAGIGFLFPAGEHGAVWRLVLTRASRGSTTPPGRDGPALPVPELREAMSGANLPGRISAAPWSTRVRLQHRHAGTYRSGPIFLAGDAAHVFSPAGAQGMNTGLQDATNLGWKLAAVLNGSIDPRALQASYEAERRPVARQVGLLTDLLLHFEAGEQLLPRWTRTALLPALAPAVPAVLKIRAASAPIGWVLSQEWVRYRGALTAHRRSLSRWGAGRFAPAAHVTIDGRRVALHEVTARPGVHVLHGRAFPVAQLSGLPGVRLHSIDGWPVEQVAVVRPDGYIGYFDRAGDPASLLAWLQVVTGYAADQHHGCTE
- the yajC gene encoding preprotein translocase subunit YajC, whose translation is MLLAATESSGLGSQLTMLLPLLLIAGMMFLMFRSRKKQMAQQSAMVTSLVPGVRVLLGSGFFGTIQRVEGDRADIEIAPGVVTTVLTRSILRVDNGDQQTAGDDLIGRERGDEPPASPIDER
- the secD gene encoding protein translocase subunit SecD, which gives rise to MARYFVALLAIFAALGAGVYFGGNDYTPKLGLDLRGGTTVTLRAVTESGGAPSDADLQVARQIIEDRVNGLGVASAEVATEGDRNIVISVPGTGGEQVKDLGATALLEMRPVVNVLAADGSSAATQPTEGAATGGATATPGATAPASAAPTDGATTGSAAPTSNGRPAPPLAEGTSSSAPAPSAPSSAPAAPASPGGGTQTVDQGADTQEAATALAPQLDCSKVNVNAKQPAAGQYMVACGDGGVKYVLGPVIFKGTEIKNATSGFDTQGGQGWVVTLDLQNQARARWADYTGANIGKATAIVLDQRVISAPTIQGRIDGTTTITGQFNQASAANLANSLKYGALPLTFTQSEARSVSATLGLEQLKAGMLAGAIGLGLVVIYCLLYYRLLGFITILSLAVSGALVYAVLVLLSRGIGLTLTLSGIAGFIVAIGITADSFVVYFERLKDEIRDGRSMRSAVPRAWDRARRTILSADAVSFLAALILYLMTVGEVKGFAFTLGLSTILDLVVVFLFTHPLMAWLSRFNMFASPVFSGLGQAAPLERRTRRSAPKAAGATAKERAAARRAERGSDGAAERATDDAEAAK
- the secF gene encoding protein translocase subunit SecF, translating into MSTVTDDATSEPSAALVNQHPKKGRGSFVHRLYTGEAGFDFIGRRRIFYVISLLLVVGSIALIGFKGMNFGIDFAGGNTFEVPAAASDQNQATAVVQKGLDKANASLGAGAEPAQIASTQVVGSGSGTSILVKTSVVQPATATAIADDLASTFRPEIEKRLTAAGTPITDQAVRAQVSSQAIDATWGGDVSRKAVWALVVFLVAVSVFLRFRYRSQLVIGALTALLHDLVVTAGLYALVGFEVTPATVIGMLTILGFSLYDTVVVFDKVDENTRPLLAGSRMTYSEAANLAVNQTLMRSVNTSVISLLPVAALLFVGAGILGVGTLKDLALVLLVGMAAGAYSSIFLAAPIAADLTERRPEYVELTRKVAARRARGATRKAGKPSRKSGARAKSRADAAESATPSADVLDEPDGAAGPGDAVAQEPEQGRARRAGGTPRPGAKPQRDRKKR
- a CDS encoding adenine phosphoribosyltransferase, which translates into the protein MTYTEQLEEIVRSHCTETPDFPAPGVLFRDFTNLFASGPAFTKAVDLMCQAIESEGGVDLVAGIEARGFLLCSAVGYRLGAGVLPIRKAGKLPSPTVTQTYALEYGEATIEVREGFVRPGQRVLLIDDVLATGGTMVAAATLLRQLGAEVVDSWVLFEIEALGGAEVLRSNEIPFKSAWSA
- a CDS encoding RelA/SpoT family protein, whose translation is MSETTAASGTSGDLQSTRRRRVRNRLVRAFAPGPRGYGVPSMLEPLVRAHRAHHPDADIDVLRRAYDTAEHYHRDQVRRSGDPYITHPLAVAVILADLGMDTTTIVAALLHDTVEDTDYTLEQLISDFGHEVAHLVDGVTKLDKVQYGDAAQAETIRKMLLAMAKDPRVLVIKLGDRLHNMRTLRHLPPAKQAKKARETLEVLAPLAHRLGMNTVKWELEDLAFATLHPKRYDEIARLVADRTPSRDTFLDSFMKDVGQKLRESGIRAELTGRPKHYYSIYQKMVVRGREFDDIYDLVGVRVLVDSVHDCYATLGLLHSLWTPMPGRFKDYIATPKFNMYQSLHTTLIGPTGRPVELQIRTHEMHRLAEYGIAAHWRYKARGGTQGSTKADDMQWVRQMLEWQSDTQESGDFIDTLKQDLSAGEVFAFTPKGTVIHLPGGATPVDFAYAVHTEVGHRCVGARVNGSLVPLDSTLSNGDVVEILTSKSDAAGPSRDWLQFVVAPRTRTKIRHWFARERREDAIENGRESLTKAMRKAGIPLKRAFADGAIEAVGAKLSYDGPNALYAAIGENHVSSTSVTAKIVAELAKRDAQAEPEPEEPELLRQRRPRRDPSNSGVTVKGHHDIWVKLARCCTPVPGDEILGFVTRGGAVSVHRVDCSNTKALREEPERLIEVEWDTGSQAVFLVAIQVEALDRQGLLSDMTRVISDEKVNILSANMQIGKDRVATSRFTFELADAKHLVNVLRNVRGVNGVYDAYRVTD